One Pseudomonas sp. MH9.2 DNA segment encodes these proteins:
- a CDS encoding siderophore-interacting protein: protein MNLQQTIHRVSHDIKRRKLEVLRVIDLTPRMRRITLGGPQLQGFVSLGTDDHVKLIFAQTAEEQAALETFVPGSPSDGPSPAMRDYTPRRHDAEAGELDIDFVLHGEGPAATWAAQAKPGQTLYIAGPRGSMIVPDIFDSYLLIGDETALPAIARRVESLPANRSALVVVEIADSSEQQTLHSLAQVDVIWIVRGEQDLVKVTRRLEMPEGKLYAWVATEAALSRKIRRVLLNEFGLEESLVKTVGYWRLNEADNG from the coding sequence ATGAATTTGCAACAGACCATTCACCGCGTCAGCCATGACATCAAACGTCGCAAGCTGGAGGTGCTGCGCGTCATCGACCTGACACCCCGGATGCGCCGCATCACCTTGGGCGGGCCGCAACTGCAGGGCTTTGTCAGCCTGGGCACCGATGACCACGTGAAGTTGATCTTCGCGCAAACGGCCGAAGAGCAGGCGGCACTCGAGACCTTCGTCCCCGGCTCCCCAAGCGATGGCCCAAGCCCGGCGATGCGCGACTACACGCCTCGGCGCCATGACGCAGAGGCTGGCGAACTGGATATCGATTTCGTCCTCCACGGCGAGGGGCCTGCCGCCACGTGGGCAGCGCAGGCCAAACCGGGGCAAACGCTGTACATCGCCGGGCCACGGGGCTCGATGATCGTCCCGGATATCTTCGACAGCTACTTGCTGATCGGCGATGAAACCGCCCTCCCCGCCATTGCCCGCCGTGTAGAAAGCCTGCCGGCCAACCGCAGTGCGCTGGTGGTGGTCGAGATCGCCGACTCGTCCGAGCAGCAGACCTTGCACAGTCTGGCTCAGGTCGACGTGATCTGGATTGTGCGGGGCGAGCAGGATCTGGTGAAGGTTACCCGCAGGCTGGAAATGCCGGAAGGCAAGCTATACGCCTGGGTGGCAACTGAAGCGGCGTTGTCACGCAAGATTCGTCGTGTATTGCTGAATGAATTTGGCCTGGAGGAAAGTCTGGTAAAAACCGTCGGTTACTGGCGCCTGAATGAGGCCGACAACGGTTGA
- a CDS encoding glucose/quinate/shikimate family membrane-bound PQQ-dependent dehydrogenase produces MSTDGALSRTRLLPTLLGLVLLLMGLAMLAGGIKLTLLGGSLYYLLAGIGFALTGVLLIAARRAALGLYALLLLASTLWALWEVGLDWWQLVPRLALWFALGIVLLLPWFRRPLLRGQPAPMATGALSIAVVLAGLTALASQFTHPGEIKGQLDRETAGTTNTAPAMPDGDWQSYGRTAFGDRYSPLAQITPENAGKLVPAWTYRTGDIPGPNDPGETTAENTPLKVNGMLYVCTPHSQVIALDPDTGKEIWRFDPKISTQKAANFKGWAHMTCRGVSYHDDAAYAATPAPAPAPSAVPARSPVPAATSATSANSCPRRLLLPTADTRLIALNADTGKPCEDFGVNGSIDLGANIGAFTPGGYYSTSPPAVTQNLVVIGGHVTDNLSTDEPSGVIRAFDVHTGRLVWNWDSGNPNDTTPIAAGKTYTRNSPNMWSMFSVDEKLGMLYLPMGNQMPDQWGGNRTPESEKYSAGLVALDIATGHVRWNFQFTHHDLWDMDVGGQPTLMDMKTADGMKQAVLASTKQGSIYVLDRSNGQPIVPINEIPVPQGAVAGDHTSPTQPKSDLNFMPPPLKERDMWGVTPFDQMLCRIDFKSLRYDGPFTPPSLQGSIVYPGNFGVFDWGGISVDPVRQIAFVNPSYMAFKSKLVPAAEVEGGPGRKSETQGVQPNKGAPYGVILEAMLSPMGLPCQAPAWGYVAAVDLTNHTTIWKHQNGTVRDSAPVPIPLTMGVPSLGGTFVTKGGVAFLSGTLDQYLRAYDVRNGKQLWEGRLPAGAQTTPMTYTGKDGKQYVLVMAGGHGSLGTKQGDYILAFKLPD; encoded by the coding sequence ATGAGCACTGATGGTGCTTTAAGCAGAACACGCCTGTTACCGACATTGCTCGGTCTGGTGTTGCTGCTGATGGGCCTGGCCATGTTGGCAGGAGGCATCAAGCTGACGCTGCTGGGCGGCTCGCTGTACTACCTGCTGGCCGGTATCGGCTTTGCCCTGACTGGCGTGTTGCTCATCGCAGCACGCCGTGCCGCGCTAGGCCTGTACGCGCTGCTTCTGCTCGCCAGCACGCTCTGGGCGCTGTGGGAAGTGGGCCTGGATTGGTGGCAACTGGTGCCGCGTCTGGCGCTGTGGTTCGCGTTGGGCATCGTGCTTTTGCTGCCGTGGTTCCGTCGTCCCCTGCTGCGTGGGCAACCCGCCCCCATGGCCACCGGCGCATTAAGCATCGCCGTGGTGCTGGCCGGCCTTACAGCGTTGGCCAGCCAGTTCACCCACCCTGGTGAGATCAAAGGCCAACTGGACCGCGAAACCGCAGGCACCACCAACACCGCCCCGGCCATGCCCGACGGTGATTGGCAATCCTATGGGCGCACCGCGTTCGGTGATCGCTATTCGCCGCTGGCGCAGATAACTCCTGAAAACGCGGGTAAGCTGGTGCCTGCCTGGACCTACCGCACAGGGGATATCCCTGGACCGAACGATCCGGGTGAAACCACAGCCGAAAACACCCCGCTCAAGGTCAACGGGATGCTCTATGTGTGCACACCGCACAGCCAGGTGATCGCACTGGACCCGGACACAGGCAAGGAAATCTGGCGTTTCGACCCGAAGATCAGCACGCAGAAAGCGGCTAACTTCAAGGGTTGGGCGCACATGACCTGCCGCGGCGTGTCGTATCACGATGACGCCGCTTACGCTGCGACTCCCGCTCCCGCTCCCGCGCCGTCGGCAGTACCTGCGCGAAGCCCCGTGCCAGCAGCAACATCGGCGACCAGCGCAAACTCGTGCCCACGTCGCCTGTTACTGCCAACCGCGGACACCCGTCTGATCGCGCTGAACGCCGACACCGGCAAGCCGTGCGAAGACTTCGGTGTTAACGGCTCGATTGATCTGGGCGCCAACATCGGTGCCTTCACGCCAGGTGGCTACTACTCCACCTCGCCGCCTGCCGTGACCCAAAATCTGGTCGTCATCGGTGGTCATGTCACTGACAACCTCTCCACCGATGAGCCGTCCGGGGTGATTCGCGCGTTCGACGTGCACACCGGTCGTCTGGTCTGGAACTGGGACAGCGGCAATCCGAACGACACCACGCCGATTGCTGCGGGCAAAACCTACACCCGTAACTCTCCCAACATGTGGTCGATGTTCAGCGTCGACGAAAAACTCGGCATGCTTTACCTGCCGATGGGTAACCAGATGCCTGACCAGTGGGGCGGCAATCGCACCCCTGAATCAGAGAAGTACAGCGCCGGCCTCGTTGCGCTGGACATCGCTACCGGCCACGTACGCTGGAACTTCCAGTTCACCCATCACGATTTGTGGGACATGGACGTTGGCGGCCAACCGACGCTGATGGACATGAAAACCGCGGATGGCATGAAACAAGCCGTCCTGGCATCGACCAAGCAGGGCAGCATCTACGTGCTGGACCGCAGCAACGGTCAACCGATCGTGCCGATCAACGAAATCCCGGTACCACAAGGCGCGGTTGCCGGCGATCACACGTCGCCGACCCAGCCCAAGTCCGACCTGAACTTCATGCCGCCGCCCCTGAAAGAGCGCGACATGTGGGGCGTGACGCCATTCGATCAAATGCTGTGCCGGATCGACTTCAAATCCCTGCGCTATGACGGCCCCTTCACTCCCCCATCGCTGCAAGGTTCGATCGTCTATCCAGGCAATTTCGGCGTGTTCGACTGGGGCGGTATCTCGGTTGATCCGGTGCGTCAGATCGCGTTCGTAAACCCAAGCTACATGGCCTTCAAATCCAAACTGGTTCCAGCAGCCGAGGTTGAAGGTGGCCCAGGCCGTAAAAGCGAAACTCAAGGCGTACAACCCAACAAAGGAGCACCTTATGGTGTGATCCTCGAAGCGATGCTGTCGCCGATGGGCCTGCCTTGCCAAGCGCCAGCCTGGGGTTACGTCGCAGCCGTGGACCTGACCAATCACACCACGATCTGGAAACACCAGAACGGCACTGTGCGTGACAGTGCGCCAGTACCGATCCCGTTGACCATGGGCGTACCTAGCCTGGGCGGAACGTTTGTCACCAAGGGTGGCGTGGCGTTCCTGAGCGGCACCCTCGACCAGTACCTGCGCGCCTACGATGTTCGTAACGGCAAGCAACTGTGGGAAGGTCGCCTGCCAGCAGGCGCCCAGACCACGCCGATGACCTACACCGGCAAGGACGGCAAGCAGTACGTGCTGGTCATGGCGGGCGGTCACGGTTCACTGGGCACCAAACAAGGCGATTACATCCTGGCGTTCAAACTGCCGGACTGA
- a CDS encoding VF530 family DNA-binding protein: MTTSNNNPLHGVTLEQILTALVAHYEWSGLAERIDIRCFKSDPSIKSSLTFLRKTPWAREKVEGLYVKLARSKGW, from the coding sequence ATGACGACATCCAACAACAACCCTCTGCATGGCGTAACACTGGAGCAGATCCTCACCGCGCTGGTGGCGCACTACGAATGGTCGGGATTGGCGGAGCGCATTGATATTCGCTGTTTCAAAAGCGATCCGAGCATCAAGTCCAGCCTGACGTTTTTGCGCAAGACCCCGTGGGCGCGGGAGAAGGTCGAAGGTTTGTACGTGAAGCTGGCACGCAGCAAAGGCTGGTGA
- a CDS encoding PadR family transcriptional regulator, with protein MSEPGDPTHHAHQDHRDHGDGRDGFEKRPGRERGGRGPRVFAPGDLKLLLLALIAEQPSHGYDLIRQIEGMFDGAYSPSPGVIYPTLTFLEESEMILGDAFGGKKRYVVTPSGEHSLTEQAIALEGVHMRIDVSKRALRGHDRPPQIHEAVHNLRHALQLHHGRWDAAEILRVSTLLNDTAKAIVDGPVSATEKS; from the coding sequence ATGAGCGAACCAGGTGACCCCACTCACCATGCCCATCAAGACCACCGCGATCACGGTGACGGCCGCGATGGTTTCGAAAAACGTCCCGGCCGTGAGCGCGGAGGACGCGGCCCGCGGGTCTTTGCTCCCGGCGACCTGAAATTACTGCTGCTCGCGTTGATCGCCGAACAACCCAGCCACGGCTATGACTTGATCCGCCAGATCGAAGGTATGTTCGACGGCGCCTACAGCCCAAGCCCGGGGGTGATCTACCCGACACTGACCTTTCTTGAAGAAAGCGAAATGATCCTCGGCGACGCCTTCGGCGGGAAAAAACGCTACGTCGTGACCCCGAGTGGTGAGCATTCGCTGACTGAACAGGCCATCGCGCTGGAGGGGGTGCACATGCGCATCGACGTCAGTAAGCGCGCCTTGCGCGGACATGATCGGCCGCCGCAAATCCATGAAGCCGTGCACAACCTGCGGCATGCGCTGCAACTGCATCACGGGCGCTGGGATGCGGCAGAAATCCTGCGCGTGAGCACCCTGCTGAACGACACCGCCAAAGCTATCGTTGACGGCCCTGTCAGCGCCACGGAGAAGTCTTGA
- a CDS encoding Pr6Pr family membrane protein, with amino-acid sequence MHSEHSQQSQGQRSFIIIAALLGWSALAIQLYLIFFARWADQASLLGGLVRFFSFFTILTNTLVAIALTCAVVSRSDGVHRFFRTPWVCSGIAASIVLVGLAYNVLLRHLWQPQGWQWIADELLHDIMPLLFLVYWWLYVQKGGLRLSHVLLWGIYPLVYFAYVLLRGDLIGDYMYPFIDVGTLGYAKAFINAGGVLAGFFMISLVLVGLDRVKGHSVRR; translated from the coding sequence ATGCACAGCGAACATTCGCAACAGTCGCAAGGACAGCGCAGCTTCATCATCATCGCAGCACTGCTGGGATGGTCGGCATTGGCTATCCAGCTGTATCTGATTTTTTTCGCGCGGTGGGCGGATCAAGCGAGTCTGCTCGGTGGGCTGGTAAGGTTCTTCAGTTTTTTTACCATACTCACTAACACCTTGGTGGCGATTGCCCTGACCTGCGCGGTCGTTAGCAGAAGCGATGGTGTTCATCGCTTTTTCCGAACGCCTTGGGTGTGCAGCGGCATTGCTGCCAGCATTGTCCTGGTGGGGCTCGCTTACAACGTGCTCCTGCGCCATTTGTGGCAGCCCCAGGGCTGGCAATGGATCGCGGACGAATTGCTGCACGACATCATGCCGCTGCTGTTTCTTGTGTACTGGTGGCTATACGTCCAGAAAGGGGGATTGCGCTTGAGCCACGTGCTGCTGTGGGGGATCTACCCGCTGGTGTATTTCGCTTACGTGCTGTTGCGGGGGGATTTGATTGGCGACTATATGTACCCCTTTATTGATGTCGGCACCCTCGGTTATGCCAAGGCCTTTATCAATGCAGGTGGCGTGCTGGCCGGGTTTTTCATGATCTCGCTGGTACTGGTCGGGCTGGATAGGGTCAAGGGCCACAGCGTCAGACGGTGA